Sequence from the Clostridium butyricum genome:
AAGAGAAAACAGCATAAAGCTCCAACACCTTTATGTGGAGGGATTGCATTATATATAGGATTTTTTGTTTCGTATTTTTTATTTGTTAGAGATGACATGAAACAGCAGATAGTCATATTTATAGGAGCAACATTAATAGTTATCATTGGGCTTGTGGATGATTATTATAAAACAAAGGGAAAAGAATTTCCTATTTTTCCTAGACTTATAATTCAATTATTAGCAGCTGTATTGGTATTTAAAGCAGGAATATTTTTTAAAGGATTTACCAATCCATTTACGTCTCAATTTATTCTGCTTAGTGGAACAATTCAGTTTATTCTTACAATAACATGGATTTTTGGTGTTACTACGGTTATTAATTGGTCGGATGGAAAAGATGGTCTTGCAGGAGGCTTATCGCTTATTTCAGCAATGACTTTCTTTGTAGCAGCACTTATACTAGGTCAGCAGGATCCATCTGCTATGGTATCTATAATACTATCAGGAAGTATAATTGGCTTTTTATATTATAATAAGTATCCTGCTAAAGTTTTTATGGGAGATTCAGGAGCTAATTTCTTAGGCTTTATTTTAAGTGTGACAGCTTTAGATGGAGCATTTAAGCAAGCAACTGTATTAAGTTTGTTCATTCCTATATTAGCACTTGCAGTACCTATATTTGATAATTTATTTGTTATATTAAAAAGATTTTCAGAAGGAAAGCCGGTTTATCAAGCAGATAGAAGTCAGATTCATTTTAGACTTGAAGAAAAGGGATTTTCTCCAAAACAGATAGTTAACTACATAATGCTGATAAGTTTATCTTTCAGCGTGCTTTCAATAATTTTACTTTTAATAAAAAGATAAAATTTTAATATTTTTCTTTACAAAATTAAGGTAAAGATATATAATAAATGCAATAAATACAATTAGAATACTTATCAAGAGTGGTGGAGGGACTGGCCCTGTGAAGCCCGGCAACCAATATTTATTAGATAATATGAGGTGCCAAATCCTGCAGTTTTTATGACTGGTAGATAAGGTAATTTTAGAAAGCTTCACGCCTAAGGAATACCTTTAGGCGTTTTTGTTATATAAACTAATTTATTTATTGTAATATAATTAGATTTTAAGAGAATAAGTATGGAGGAATAAGCAATGAGAAAAAAGAATTTAGAAAGTGTTAAATTATATGTAATTATTAACTAAAGAAGTTGGTGATAAGATGAGTGCATTTGAATTAAAGATTAACAAAGAAGAAGTTCTTAGATACTTGGGGTATAAAGGTCAGGAAATAGATGAAAAAATGGATCATATGATTAATACTAGTAGAGAAGAAGTTAAAAATATAATAACACCTAGAGTATTATATGAATATAAAAGTATATCCAATTCAGAAAAAGGAATTGAGGTATCTGGAACGAATTTAATATTGCAAGGAAATGATATTAAAAAACATTTAAGTGCTTCGAATGAATGTGTTCTTATGGCAGTAACACTAGGAAACGAAATAGAAAAGAAAACACGTTTATATGAAAAAATTAATCTTACGAAAGCACTTATAATTGATGCATGTGCAACTACCGCTGTTGAAGAGGTTTGTGATATTGTAGAGGAAAAGATAAGAAAAGAAGCTGAAGAAAAAGGTATGAAGATAACCTTTAGGTATAGTCCAGGATATGGGGATCTTCCACTTGATATTCAGAATAATTTTTTACGTGTTTTAGATGCGCAGAAGAAAATTGGATTAATGGTATCAGAAAATAATCTTTTATTTCCAAGGAAATCTGTTACGGCAATAATAGGAATAGTAAGTTTAGATGCTAAAATAAATAAAAAAAGTTGTGAAAACTGCAGTAATTACAAGAATTGCAGTTTCAGAAGAGAAGGAGAAACTTGTGGGGCTTAAAGAATTAATAAAAGAAAAGATATTGATATTTGATGGAGCAATGGGGACAATGCTTCAGAAAAAAGGATTAAAAATTGGTGAAAATCCAGAAATATTAAATATAAAATCACCAGATATAATTGAAGAAATACATAGAGAGTATATAGAAAGTGGAGCTAATGTAATAACAACCAATACTTTTGGTGCTAATGAAAGAAAGCTTAAACTTTGCAATCTAGAAGTTGAAGAAGCTGTAGATGCAGCTATTAATATAGCTAAAAAGTCAAGAGGTGAAAAAGAAGTATACATAGCCCTTGATATAGGACCAATAGGTGAACTTCTTGAGCCAATGGGAACATTAAGTTTTGATGAAGCTTATGATATATTTAAACGTCAGATAATTCAAGGTACAAAATCAGGAGCAGATGTTATTCTTTTTGAAACAATGACAGATTTGTATGAACTTAAGGCAGCTGTACTTGCAGCAAAAGAAAACAGCAGTCTTCCAATACTATGTACAATGACATTTGAGGAAAATGGAAGAACATTTACAGGATGCCTTCCAGAGGCTATGGTATTAGTTCTTGAAGGACTTGGTGTTGATGCATTGGGTGTGAACTGTTCATTAGGACCTAAGCAACTTAAACCAGTTGTAGAGGAAATATGCAGATTATCGAATATACCTGTAATG
This genomic interval carries:
- a CDS encoding MraY family glycosyltransferase, with the protein product MNYILAMVIALVFSMITMPFLMKLSHKLEFTDKPNKRKQHKAPTPLCGGIALYIGFFVSYFLFVRDDMKQQIVIFIGATLIVIIGLVDDYYKTKGKEFPIFPRLIIQLLAAVLVFKAGIFFKGFTNPFTSQFILLSGTIQFILTITWIFGVTTVINWSDGKDGLAGGLSLISAMTFFVAALILGQQDPSAMVSIILSGSIIGFLYYNKYPAKVFMGDSGANFLGFILSVTALDGAFKQATVLSLFIPILALAVPIFDNLFVILKRFSEGKPVYQADRSQIHFRLEEKGFSPKQIVNYIMLISLSFSVLSIILLLIKR
- a CDS encoding vitamin B12 dependent-methionine synthase activation domain-containing protein — its product is MSAFELKINKEEVLRYLGYKGQEIDEKMDHMINTSREEVKNIITPRVLYEYKSISNSEKGIEVSGTNLILQGNDIKKHLSASNECVLMAVTLGNEIEKKTRLYEKINLTKALIIDACATTAVEEVCDIVEEKIRKEAEEKGMKITFRYSPGYGDLPLDIQNNFLRVLDAQKKIGLMVSENNLLFPRKSVTAIIGIVSLDAKINKKSCENCSNYKNCSFRREGETCGA